ATATACAGTAAGTCGAAATGAGATGtaagtgatatattaatctagGCTATAGAGAATGCGTTTGTGTAAATTCGGCGTTTGTTCGAACATGCTAACTTCTCCgtagagaaagagggagggaaagagaagcAGAAAGCACGAAAAAGCCTAtcgtaatttttatgataatcattaaaatatcgcctaattacaatttacataCGAGACATGCACAATTACCACCCGGAAACGGTACCTTTTTCAAGTTTTCATACGATGTTTCTACGTTTCTACGTTTATACGGATCTccagaagataaaaaaaaaaaaataattattgtctacgaaaagctttttttattaagactgTAGTGTAGATCTTAAAGTGTTATAAACGAGAAGCGCATTATACACGTGTGACACGCTCCGATATTTGGAAATATCGCCGAGTGTAAGGGAAGGATGGGACCGAGCGTTCACTCGTGTCCGTGATCGGCATTAATTTCTAAGCggttacatacatattaacgTGTAAGGACGGGAAGGAGGTAAGATTAAAAGTTGTATAGTAAAACAATACATTCATTAAGTATATCTGTCCGCAATGATCTTTAcaacgaaaaaattattcatcatcTTCTTGGAGCGGCGACGATACGTTTTGGCGACGAGAGCGaactttttatcgaaattcttCGCGAGCGACCCGAGATTGATATCTGTGCATCCACATCATTCTCTAGTGATCGTCATCACTCTGAGGCGCCGTCGAGGCAAACCTCgctcgtttatttattttgcgccGGAGACTACAAAATTGTGAATGAGACCTTTGGATCGAAGCCGCCTCAGATGCAAAAGTACAGTCTCCCAATATCTTCGATCAGCAGTTATAATGGTAACTAAACTATTCTACATTTATCTATAACCTATAATAAACTGTGAAACAAAGTGTATCAGCGGCAAGCATTTATTTCATCACAGAACCTCTATCccatgattattataatattgatgccTAAGAGTTTATAgacactttttttatttgtaaaaaaaaaaagaaaatatattacactaTCGCTTCTAAAGCATTTATCACTGTATCTAGTTCGTCCTTGTTCAGttctaaatttatgatttgttGAGATTCTGTATCTTCGACTATTAGATCTAACTGAAGAAGGAATTCCCGTAATGAAGCCATCTTGCTCGAACCCATTATCAACTATAAAAACATGTGATGAAGCAAATAaagccaaaaataaatataagtaaaaaatgatTGTTGATATACCTTTAATCTCCAATCTAAATCAATTACAGTTGGTAGCTTCCTTTTGTAATGTTTCCTTAATAAAGCATTTGTTAAATGTTCCCTGCGTACTTTTAAGCAAGTAAGAATGTTTTGTTGCACTTGCTCGGGTAATTCATGATATTCTTGTGGCATCTGAAACAatcatttttccaataaaagttattttacaaaaatgcaaAGAAGTTTAATATCCTTGGAGTTATatcaagattataaaatttgacaagatttgagtctattaatatcaatattcgtaaaagtaattttttgacaatttcatACTTTTTCCTCTATCATATACAGAGAAGCAGGATTCCGTAACAATGATGATATTAGCTTATAAATTCCTTCGTATTCTGTTTTGTTCCAATCCATgctattaatgaatttatgaTATGATGGTCCTGGACGACCACAGATTTCGTCCACGCATGCATGTAACAGcttaatgtaaagaaaattattatgtaataagatTGATTAgacaaaagcaaaaatatattattttgttttactaaCTTCTTTCAAGACATTGCTTTTGTCTTCGTTAAAGAGGCTTAGGTACAATGATTGAGTACTCTCCATAATCGCTATTTTCTTCAAGATACACTTTGTTTATTAAGATTGTTTTATCACTGTTAGTGTGAAAGTAGATTTTCCGgatataaaacacatttcttaaagcttttaattatgtattgttcgcaatatttcttaatcgatatgaaattcttttatagaaCCTTAGATATTAATGATACATTTAAACAATGATTGTAAAAACGGAATTTTTAACCGCGATTGACAACTACGACAACCGAGGTTAGGAAAACTAATACAATCGCGTTTGACAGTTCGTACATCTGCGCCATCAGCTGATGCATCTTGGTAACTGAAAGATGTATCCTATTAATTGAAGATAACAGTAATTTTATCAACCgaggattaaaattttgagcaTACATTTCGGTTCTGCTTGCCAGATGGCAACACCAATATCGAAAAAccgttaatttttttgcctTTTGCGCCACCATTTGTAATTTCTCATAGTTCTTATGAACGTTGAAGCGCGAACGTACGTTGTGATGCCGCGAGTTTATTCGTCAGATTTTCGCACAGAAACttgattttttgcataaatcataaatctgATAACGCAGATCTGAGAGTAAGATACTTTTTTACGGTTAGATAACTCGgggataatattatttacacatttacaCAAGATCGATTCGATTTCTCAAGACGAGGTGAGTGAAGCGTGCCGACAATGGACTCTTTGTTTTATCGAACTTGTAATAATACGTTTTATGCAATTTGGTTTCAGATTTGGCTTCTTGAAAGATCCTTATTCTTCTGTACGCCGCTTACATGTGTTGCTGGATCGGTGAgtcaagtattttttcatccaTACTTTTTTGCAGCTTCGTTTATCCAGCACTTAAAACCGCCATAATTAATAACAGGAATATATACGACTTGTATATGTATTCGGATTCTTTCTCTGTctgtatatcattattatatctctaGCAGATTTATAATAGGCTTAGGTAAGTGAGTTTGTTTAGGTATCTCGTTAGATAAGCGAAGGCGTAATGTACGACATAAATCTTTCCTTCGTGAACACAAACGGACAAGATCAATCTCAACGCGTGCAAAGAGAAAAGGACAAAGTATGTCTTATGACGGCATGACATTTGATATGTACGCTTAACAGATATGTACATGCGAACGAATGTTTATATGCCTAAGGTATATGTgggtatatataaaagcatgaAAAGTTTTTGGAAAGTTTAGGATGTGCGTAAACGTTTCGGTCGCGATTTCGATCTTGCGTTGAAAGATGATACGTTGAGATAAAGATTCTATAGTTTCGAATCCAGACGAATCACGGTCTTGCAGTAGCTTCGTCGAGAAATATGATACTTTCATTGTGAGTTCGTATCGCGTGTGTATTCTATGCGCGATTTTCgtgaaaagatttatatttaataaaaaagatttacggaaatgtataaaataatgatattgtgtaagaacacaaattaaaaaattgaaaatataagaaaaattaaattaaaatt
The genomic region above belongs to Cataglyphis hispanica isolate Lineage 1 chromosome 7, ULB_Chis1_1.0, whole genome shotgun sequence and contains:
- the LOC126850749 gene encoding COMM domain-containing protein 8-like, translating into MESTQSLYLSLFNEDKSNVLKELLHACVDEICGRPGPSYHKFINSMDWNKTEYEGIYKLISSLLRNPASLYMIEEKMPQEYHELPEQVQQNILTCLKVRREHLTNALLRKHYKRKLPTVIDLDWRLKLIMGSSKMASLREFLLQLDLIVEDTESQQIINLELNKDELDTVINALEAIV